Below is a genomic region from Halobacterium sp. CBA1132.
CCGGTACGCCGAGGAGGTCGGCGCGGACCACGCCATCGACTACGAGGCCGAGGACTTCGCCGCCGAAATCCGCGAGCGGACTGGCAAGCGCGGCGTGGACGTGGTCGTCGACCACGTCGGGGAGGCGACGTGGAGCGACTCGCTGCGCTCGCTGGCGAAGGGCGGACGGCTCGTGACCTGCGGCGCGACTACCGGCGGCAGCCCAGAGACGAACGTCCAGCGGCTGTTCTGGAACCAGTTGTCCGTGCTCGGGTCGACGATGGCGACCCCCGGGGAGGCCGACGACGCGCTCTCGCACGTCTGGGACGGCACCTTCGACGTGCGGGTTCGGGACACCCTCCCGATGAGCGAGACAGCGCGCGCCCACGAACTGTTGGAGAACCGGGAGGGCTTTGGGAAGGTAGTGGTAATCCCCGACAGCGAACGCTAATGGTTACCCACGACCCCCGCGAGGACCACGACGACGCCGGCGGCATGAGCGAGCGAGCGCAGTGGCTAGTCGTCGCCGCGCTCGTCGTCTCCGGCGTGCTCGCGCCGCTGTACCTCTACGTCGTCGGGCCCGGGAGCTTCGGGCTGGGCTTCCGCGACACGTACCTCGCGGTGCCGATGATTCCTGCGGTACTGTTGGGCGCAATCGGCGTCTGGACGGCGGTCCGCGGCCGATAGGTCTTCAGTCCTCGTACAGCGTGACAGCTTCGGGTTCGAAGCTCTCGCCCGTCCACGTCCACGCGTCCAGCAGCGGTGGTCGCGCGGCCAGCGACGCGAGCACGTAGACGTAGCCCGGCCACGACGCCTGCTCGCGGTCGGTGTCGCTCATGTGCGCTGGGCCGGCGGGATGAGAGTGATAGAAACCGACGACCGACCGACCCGTCGCCTCCGCTTCGTCGAAGACAGAGAGCGTCGCTTCCGAGTCGAGTTCGTACGTGACCCGGGGAGCGTCCGCGACGTTCGGAACGCGCCGAACTGCCTCCGCGACGACGCGGTCGCCGTCCCGGCGGCCGAGCAGCGCGCCGCAGGCCTCCCGCGGCGCGTCCGCTCG
It encodes:
- a CDS encoding desampylase is translated as MLELRRRVYDAVLDHARADAPREACGALLGRRDGDRVVAEAVRRVPNVADAPRVTYELDSEATLSVFDEAEATGRSVVGFYHSHPAGPAHMSDTDREQASWPGYVYVLASLAARPPLLDAWTWTGESFEPEAVTLYED